Proteins encoded in a region of the Streptomyces violaceoruber genome:
- the chpH gene encoding chaplin ChpH — MLKKVVAAAAATGGLVLAGAGMAVADSGAQGAAVHSPGVLSGNVVQVPVHVPVNVCGNTISVIGLLNPAFGNVCINK, encoded by the coding sequence ATGCTCAAGAAGGTCGTCGCCGCCGCGGCAGCCACCGGTGGTCTGGTTCTCGCGGGCGCGGGCATGGCCGTCGCCGACTCCGGTGCCCAGGGTGCCGCCGTGCACTCGCCCGGCGTCCTTTCCGGCAACGTCGTTCAGGTTCCCGTGCACGTGCCGGTGAACGTCTGCGGCAACACGATCTCCGTGATCGGTCTGCTGAACCCCGCCTTCGGCAACGTCTGCATCAACAAGTGA
- the chpC gene encoding LAXTG-anchored chaplin ChpC — protein sequence MRQATRKGLMTMAAATGVIAAAGGAAHADSGAHGTSSGSPGVLSGNTVQAPVHVPVNVCGNTVDVVGVLNPAMGNACANQGGGASGGHGGHGGHGGYGDSGGEGGSHGGSHAGGHATDSPGVGSGNHVEVPIDVPVNVCGNSIDVVGALNPTTGNDCGNGGGGDHSTPPGDHETPPGEPHNPGNPGNPDTPDKPSGPDDETPGDSTDGNRPGAQTVDQPRGDAALAETGSDLPLGLALPVGAGALLAGTVLYRKARASV from the coding sequence ATGCGACAGGCTACCCGCAAGGGCCTGATGACGATGGCGGCGGCCACCGGCGTGATCGCCGCCGCGGGCGGCGCCGCCCACGCGGACTCGGGTGCGCACGGCACGAGTTCGGGTTCGCCCGGCGTGCTGTCGGGCAACACGGTGCAGGCCCCGGTGCACGTGCCGGTGAACGTCTGCGGCAACACGGTGGACGTGGTCGGCGTCCTCAACCCGGCGATGGGCAACGCGTGCGCCAACCAGGGCGGCGGTGCCTCCGGCGGACACGGTGGGCACGGCGGACACGGCGGGTACGGCGACTCCGGGGGCGAGGGCGGGTCGCACGGCGGCTCCCACGCGGGCGGTCACGCCACGGACTCGCCGGGCGTCGGCTCCGGCAACCACGTCGAGGTGCCGATCGACGTGCCGGTGAACGTGTGCGGCAACAGCATCGACGTCGTCGGTGCCCTCAACCCGACCACCGGCAACGACTGCGGCAACGGAGGCGGTGGGGACCACTCGACGCCCCCGGGCGACCACGAGACGCCTCCCGGAGAGCCGCACAACCCGGGTAATCCCGGCAACCCGGATACCCCGGACAAGCCCTCCGGTCCGGACGACGAGACGCCGGGCGACTCCACGGACGGCAACCGGCCGGGCGCCCAGACCGTCGACCAGCCCCGCGGCGACGCGGCGCTCGCCGAGACCGGCAGCGACCTGCCGCTGGGCCTCGCCCTGCCGGTGGGCGCCGGCGCGCTGCTCGCGGGCACGGTGCTCTACCGCAAGGCGCGCGCCTCGGTCTGA
- a CDS encoding DUF5703 family protein, producing MPEYEFVDVYLPRGVTRKEAARQLTDHAEYGHWELYRLTLLRDGSRKVRLRRRIIRQVRATW from the coding sequence ATGCCGGAATACGAATTTGTCGATGTGTACCTACCGCGCGGGGTCACCCGCAAGGAGGCGGCACGCCAGCTGACGGACCATGCCGAGTACGGACACTGGGAGTTGTACCGCCTGACGCTCCTGCGCGACGGCAGCCGCAAGGTGCGGTTGCGGCGGCGGATCATCCGCCAGGTGCGCGCCACCTGGTGA